One window of the Leishmania panamensis strain MHOM/PA/94/PSC-1 chromosome 12 sequence genome contains the following:
- a CDS encoding hypothetical protein (TriTrypDB/GeneDB-style sysID: LpmP.12.0910): protein MAMAIHAGSQAETPVRNALRVFVPLFACIFFLLYITDTFSVISRVQNIVRAEETSLRSASGITEFCKELQNLAQQQYWQVLLFVTSLYLTLQTFCVPGTVVLNAAVGAIMGTLLGVPYCTFLGTIGAMGCYFLSRIVGTSLVEVVDARLMKGKGFTRIRNKVSHHRADLFVYLIFLRLTPILPNWLVNLASPLLGVPLQTFAGATALGIVPQTYLTVRFGSLAHSGKPGEKKRIVTPWDTLLLAVIGVGILVGFRLKKKFAQDRKDGGNGGAGMEKISVITTSRSTVLGPLLV from the coding sequence ATGGCCATGGCAATTCACGCAGGGAGTCAGGCGGAGACACCAGTGCGTAATGCACTGCGCGTGTTCGTGCCCCTCTTCGCCTgcattttctttctcttaTACATCACGGACACGTTCAGTGTCATCAGCCGCGTGCAGAATATTGTCCGGGCCGAGGAGACATCGCTACGCTCTGCGTCTGGGATTACTGAGTTTTGCAAGGAGCTGCAGAatctggcgcagcagcagtactgGCAGGTGCTTCTCTTTGTCACGTCGCTCTACCTCACACTGCAGACGTTCTGTGTCCCCGGCACGGTGGTGCTGAACGCCGCCGTCGGAGCCATAATGGGCACCTTGCTGGGTGTGCCGTACTGTACCTTCTTGGGTACGATAGGTGCTATGGGCTGTTATTTCCTCTCCCGCATCGTCGGTACGTCGCTTGTGGAGGTGGTTGACGCGCGGCTAATGAAGGGCAAAGGTTTCACAAGGATTCGCAACAAAGTCTCCCACCACCGCGCTGACTTGTTCGTGTATTTAATATTTCTTCGCTTGACCCCAATTTTGCCCAACTGGCTGGTAAAtctcgcctctcctctgctcggGGTACCCCTGCAGACGTTTGCGGGGGCAACCGCTCTGGGCATTGTGCCGCAGACGTACTTGACAGTGCGCTTCGGCTCGCTGGCGCACTCGGGAAAGCCtggcgagaagaagcgcatcgTGACCCCGTgggacacgctgctgctggccgtCATTGGTGTGGGCATCCTCGTCGGTTTCCGGCTCAAGAAGAAATTCGCGCAGGACCGGAAAGACGGCGGTAACGGCGGAGCGGG